In the Sandaracinus amylolyticus genome, CTCGACGTGCTCGCGCAGCAGATCATCGCGGAGGTCGCGGGACGCGACGACGCGACCTCGATCGACGGGCTCTTCGAGACGACGCGGCGCGCATGGCCGTACCGCGCGATCGAGCGCGCATCGTTCGACGCGATCGTGAGCACGTTGGGCGATGCGTTCGGGGTGCGTCGCGGCCGGCGCGGCGCGAGCGTGCACGTCGATCTCGCGACGAACGTGCTGCGCCCGCGGCGCGGCGCGCGGCTGCTCGCGACGAGCTCGGGCGGCGCGATCCCCGACAACCAGAGCTACGACGTGGTGCTCGAGCCCGAGGGCACGAAGCTCGGCAACATCCACGAGGACTTCGCGGTCGAGAGCATGCCGGGCGACATCTTCCAGCTCGGCACCGCGAGCTGGAAGATCGTGCGCGTGCAGCCCGGCGTGGTGCGCGTCGCCGACGCGAAGGGCCAGCCGCCCACCCTGCCCTTCTGGTTCGGCGAGGGACCGGCGCGCACGCGCGAGCTCTCGACGTCGGTGACCCGTCTGGTCGGCGAGATCGATCGCGAGCTCGCGGCGAACGGACCGGCGCACGCGATCGATCGACTGCGCGCGAAGCTCGCGATCGCGCACGAGCCGGCGCGACAGGCGATCGAGTACCTCGACGAGGCGCGCGCCGCGCTCGGCGTGCTGCCCGACGGACGCACCGTGGTCGCAGAGCGTTTCTTCGACGAGGCCGCGAACACGCATCTCGTGCTTCACACGCGCTTCGGTGCGCGCGTGAACCGCGCGTGGGGCCTCGCGCTGCGCAAGGCGTTCTGCCGCAGCTTCGACTTCGAGCTCCAGGCGGCCGCGACCGACGACGCGATCGTGCTCTCGCTCGGACCGACCCACAGCTTCCCGCTCGACGAGGTGTTCGGGTTCCTCAAGAGCGGGCGCGCGGCGCACATGCTGACGCAGGCGGTGCTCGACGCGCCGCTCTTCGGGACGCGATGGCGCTGGGCCGCGACGATCTCGCTCGCAGTGCCGCGCAGCCGCGGCGGCAAGAAGAGCCCGCCGGCGCGACAGCGCATCGATGCCGAGGATCTGCTGAGCGTCGTGTTCCCCGATGCGCAGGCGTGCTTCGAGAACATCCAGGGCGAGCGCGAGGTGCCGGATCATCCGCTGGTGCACCAAGCGCTTCGCGACTGCCTCGAGGACGCGATGGACGTGCACGGCCTCGTCGACGTGCTGGCGCGGATCGAGCGCGGCGAGATCACGTGCATCGCGCGCGATCTGCCGCAGCCGTCCGCGCTCGCAGCGGAGATCCTCGGTGCGCGGCCGTGGGCGTACCTCGACGACGCGCCGCTCGAGGAGCGACGCACGCAAGCGGTGATGATGCGTCGCCTCGACGATCGCGCGCGGCTGCGCGATCTCGCGGCGCTCGATCCCGACGCGATCGCGCGGGTGCGCGAGGAAGCGTGGCCCGATCCGCGCGACGCGGACGAGCTGCACGACGCGCTCGGCACGCTCGGTTGGATGCGCGACGAGGAGATCGCGCGCGTCGATCGTGATGGATCGTGGCGCGCGTCGCTGGCGCGTGAAGGACGCGTGACGCGCCTCGCGCTCGGGGTATGGGTCGCGGCGGAGCGGCTCGCGGAGTTCCGCGCGATCCACGCGAACGCGCTGTGGTCGCCGGCGATCGCGATCCCGAGCGCGCACGCGTCGCGCACGATCGAGCGCGAGCACGCGCTGCGCGAGCTGGTGCGGAGCCGGCTCGAGGGCGTGGGGCCGGTGCGCGCATCGGTGCTCGCGGCCGACCTCGCGGTGAGCGAGGGCGACGTCGACGGCGCGCTGCACGCGCTCGAGGCCGAGGGCTTCGTGATGCGCGGGAGGTTCGAGACGCAAGACGCGCTCGAGTGGTGCGAGCGTCGCCTGCTCGCGCGCATCCATCGCGCGACGGTCGAGACGCTGCGGCGCGCGATCGAGCCGGTGACGACCGCGGACTATCTCCGCTTCCTCTTCGAGTGGCAGCACGTCGCGCCGGGATCGCGGCTCTCGGGCGACGATGCGGTGCACACGATCGTGCAGCAGCTCGAGGGGTTCGAGGCGCCCGCGGGGGCGTGGGAGGAAGAGCTCCTCGCGTCGCGGGCGATCGGCGAGGTCGGGCGCTCGCTCGATGCGCTGTGTCTCTCGGGTCGTGTCGCGTGGGCGCGCGGAGGAGCTCCGACGCTCGATCAGGATCGGGTGCCCGCGCCGGTGCGCGCGACGCGCGTGGTGCTGCTCGATCGTGGTCGGCTCGAGACGTGGGCCGCGGTGCGCCCGGCGTGGCCCTCGTTGCCCGAGGCATCACGCGCGGCGCGCGAGATCGAGCGCGTGCTCGATGCGCGCGGTGCGTCGTTCTTCCACGAGCTCGAGCGCGCGACGGGGCTCGATCGCGGCGCGGTGGAGGCCGGCCTCGCAGAGCTGGTCGCGCGGGGCGCAGTGAGCTCGGACGCGTGGAGCGGCCTGCGCGCGCTGATCGCGCCCCAGGCCGAGCGCGGCATCGAGAGCGTGACGACGGCGCGGCGCCGAGGGCCTTCGCTCTCCGCGATGGAGTCGGCCGGCCGATGGTCGCTGGTGCGCACCGCGGGCGCGCGCGACGGAGAGCGCGTCGACGAGCACGCGGTCGAAGAAGTCGCGCGCGTGCTGCTCGCGCGCTGGGGCGTGATCGTGCGGCGAGTGCTGGAGCGCGAGGGCATGGCGCCGCCGTGGCGCGAGCTGGTGCGGGTGCTGCGCCGGCTCGAGGCGCGCGGCGAGATCCGCGGAGGACGCTTCGTCGCAGGCCAGAGCGGCGAGCAGTTCGCGCTGCCCGAGGCACTGGAGAAGCTGCGCGAGGTGCGGCGCAAGCCGGGGCGCGGCGACGCGATCACGATCAGCGCGATCGATCCGCTCAACCTCGTGGGCATCCTCACGCCGGGCGCGCGCGTCCCCGCGATCGCGTCGCATCGCATCGTGTGGTGCGACGGAGTGCCGTTCGCGGTGCGTGATGGACAAGGCGTGCGCGCGATGGCCGAGGGGGCGGCATGAGCGATCCGATCGACGGCGCGTCGCACGTCCCGCTCGGCGAGGGCCTCGTGGTCCGACGGTTGCGTATGCAACCGTCGGACATCGTGCGGCTGCGCGGGATCCTCGCGGGCTACGACGGGCTGGCGAGCGCGCATGGAGATCGCACCGGCGTGGTGGTGCTGGTGACGACGACGGATCGCGAGGCCGAGCTCGACGAATGGCTCGAGGACGTCGCGCGCGAGATCGACCTCGAGATCCTCTAGGCCGGTGGGATCCGCGCGATCCGGTAGTAGCCGAGCGGCCCGTCCTCGATCGTGCGCGCGTGACGCTCGAGCACGCCGGACGGCAGGGGCGTGACGTGGAACGCCTCTAGCCAGGCGCGCAGCGCCGGCGCGAGCGGGCCGCGCAATCCACGCAGATCGCCGAAGTCGACGACCACGATCTCACCGCGCGGCGAGACCATCTCGCGCGCGTTCTCGATCGCGCGCTCGACGTCCTGGACCATCGAGAGCGTGTACGAGACGAGCACGCGATCGGGCGGTGCACCGAGGAGCTCGCGGTACTCGGCGTCCTCGGCGAAGCCCTCTTCGAAGATCGCCCACGGACAGCGAGCGCGCGCGCGCTCGAGCATGGCGCTCGAGGCCTCGATGCCTCCGTAGAGCGCGACGGGGCGCTCGGCGTGCAGCTTGCGCAGGTTGCGGCCGGTGCCGGGCCCGATCTCGACGAGCCTGTTCCACGGCTCGCGCAGGAGCTGGTCGATCACCCGGTCGCGACCGAGCAGGTAGTAGCGGCGCGTGACGTCGTACACGTCGCGCGCCCAGCCGTAGTACGCGTCGAGGAAGCGCTTGTGGTCGTCGCGCGAGACCGGCGAGACGATCTCCATCAGTGCGCCACCTGGTAGAAGCGCACCGCGCGGTACTGGCGAGAGCGATCGGCCTGCGTCGCGTGCTCGGTGCGGTCGCGCAGCGGGACGAACCGACGCTCGTACCCGAGGCGCGTCGCCATGCACTCGTCCTCGACCGAGCGGTACAGCACGATCGCGCCGTCCTCGCTGGTCCGGAGGATCTCGTCGAGCAGCTGGCGCTGCGTGCGCTCCGGCATCCAGTCGGGCGCGTCGCAGAGCGTGTAGTGCGTGTAGGAGCGCTGCGGCGAGCGCTCGAGCACGTCGAAGAGGTTCGCGCGGTGGTAGCGCACCTCGGTGCTCGCCTCGATCGAGCGCGCGTGACGATCGGGCCGCAGGTAGGGCGGCACCGCGTCGGTGGTGCGCTCGTGATCGAAGTGCCCCGCGATCGCCCACCAGATGAACCAGTTCGTCGCGACGTCGGTGCGCGCGAGGCGACGCAGGTGATCGAGCACGAACGCCGCGAGATCGGGCGAGTCCTCGGTCGCGAGGATGCGATCGCGCTGCGAGAAGTTGATGCCGAGCGCGACGAGCTGCGCGGGCGACGAGAAGTACGCGCGCGCGAGCGGGCTCAGCAGCACCGGCGCGATGTGATCGTCGACCGCGGCGACGCGCTCGTCGGGAGACAGGCGCATCGCCCAGCGCAGCCAGTCGGCGTCGAGCCCGGTGAAGCGCCGGAACGCGCCGAGCATCACGGCGGTGAGGCCCTCGCGGTACACGCTGCGGTCGAAGCGGCCGTGGTGGCGCGACCAGTAGCGCTGCATCCACGAGGGCATCGTGCGCGCGAGCTGCGCGATCGTGCGCTCGGGATCGGGCTGCCACCCGCGCCCGCAGAGATCGTAGAAGCGCGAGTACGATCGCATCGTCTTCGCCGCGGTGCACTTCAGCGCGGTGAGCGCGAGGTGGTGCGGGTTGATGTCGACGGCATCGATCGACCGCGGATCGCGGCTCAACATGCCCGCGACGCCGCAGCCCGCACCGGTGATCGAGAGCACGCGCGAGCGCTCGTCGATCCCGAGGTGCGTCTCGTCGACCTCCGCGTCCTCGAACAGGATGTTGTAGACGAACAGGCGCTGGAACGTGTGCTCGAAGGCGACGTCGCGGAGCTGCATCGGCCCCTCCTCTCTCTCGACCTCGCATGGCTATCGCGCGTGCGTGAATCGCGGATGGCGCGGATGTGAATCGCGAATGGAGCGTGCGTGAGGATCACGCCTCGAGCGGCCAGTACACGCGCAGCAGCGTGCGCGCCGCGCAGTCGTCGAGCTCGAGGACCACACGATCTCCGCCGACGTCCCGGTGACAGCGGAGTGGCGTCTCCTGTCCGGTCGCGAGGTCCGTCGTGCTCGCGAACGCGCTCCCCGCGTGCGCGCCGAGCCCCTCGAGCACCAGCCGCGATCGCCGCGCGCGATAGCGGTTCATCAGGCCGATCCACTCGAAGGGCGAGCTCGCTGCGCCGCGCACGCGCGACGCCTCGTCGAGGCTCCGGCACACACCACCATCGACGCGATAGCGGGTGAGCCCGCCGAGCCCGAGCTCGAGCTGCGCCGGCGTCGCGCGCGCCGGTGACGCGCGATCGAGCGACTCGAGCAGCGCACCGCGCGCGCCTTCGATCGTCTCGACGTAGCGCCGCGGTCCCCGGCCGTTGGGCTCGACGCGGCGCTCGCACTCGTAGTCCCAGCGCCGCGCGCCGAAGCGCCGCGCGTTCATGAGGCGAACCCGCGACTCGTTCGTGATCAGCTTCGGACCGCTGCGCGGATGCGCGCCTTCGATCGGATGGAGGCGCCACCTCGCGCCCTCGCGCTCGGCCCAGACCAGCGGGCGATACGCCGTCTCGCCCGCAGAGCGGCCCTTCCATCCGAACGACACCGCCTCGATCGTGATCGCGTCGCCCTCGAGCTCGATCACGTTGAACGAGGGCCAGAGGCGCGCGGTGTCACGCGGTGACGTCGGGCTCCAGCGCTGCGCCGTCCCCGCGCTCCCCGCCGACACCAGCAGCACGTCGCCCTGCCCTGCCTCGGTCGCCTCGAGCTTGCGCGCGGTCGCGTAGTGCTTGTGGCCGTGCAGCACGAGCACCGCGCGCCGCAGATCGTGCAGCGTCGAGAGCGCCGTGCCCGCGCCCAGCGCGGTCATCGTGAGCTCCTCGCGATCGGCGTGCGCGACGAGGACCGGCAGGATCCGGTGCAACATCCAGCACAGCGCCGGATGCATGCGATGCGTCTCGATGGGACCGAGATCGGTGAGCGGCGTCGGGACGAGGTGGTGGTGCAAGAGGAACAGCAC is a window encoding:
- a CDS encoding DUF4911 domain-containing protein, producing the protein MSDPIDGASHVPLGEGLVVRRLRMQPSDIVRLRGILAGYDGLASAHGDRTGVVVLVTTTDREAELDEWLEDVAREIDLEIL
- a CDS encoding DUF3419 family protein, whose product is MQLRDVAFEHTFQRLFVYNILFEDAEVDETHLGIDERSRVLSITGAGCGVAGMLSRDPRSIDAVDINPHHLALTALKCTAAKTMRSYSRFYDLCGRGWQPDPERTIAQLARTMPSWMQRYWSRHHGRFDRSVYREGLTAVMLGAFRRFTGLDADWLRWAMRLSPDERVAAVDDHIAPVLLSPLARAYFSSPAQLVALGINFSQRDRILATEDSPDLAAFVLDHLRRLARTDVATNWFIWWAIAGHFDHERTTDAVPPYLRPDRHARSIEASTEVRYHRANLFDVLERSPQRSYTHYTLCDAPDWMPERTQRQLLDEILRTSEDGAIVLYRSVEDECMATRLGYERRFVPLRDRTEHATQADRSRQYRAVRFYQVAH
- a CDS encoding DEAD/DEAH box helicase, with product MSAPSFHPAVQRWFERALGAPTPPQREGWAHVAAGRHVLIAAPTGSGKTLAAFLATIDALVRESREHALPDETRVLYVSPLKALSHDIEVNLRAPLEGIDAALAELGEGGHGIRVGLRTGDTPAKERAKASKRPPHVFVTTPESLGILLTSASGRRMLSTVRTVIVDEIHAVVGSKRGAHLALSLERLVDLIGGRLQRVGLSATQKPIEEVARFLVGTAGVSSEGVPDCAIVDVGHARTIDLALEMPDSPLEAVMANDVWGEIHARLASLVQAHRTTIVFVPQRRLCERLARALGEILGEDMVAAHHGSMSREMRHEAEHKLKHGEVRCVIATSSLELGIDVGHVDLVCQIGSPRAIAALLQRVGRSGHFLGGVPKGRLFPTSRDDLVESLALLDAIARGELDAVCVPDAPLDVLAQQIIAEVAGRDDATSIDGLFETTRRAWPYRAIERASFDAIVSTLGDAFGVRRGRRGASVHVDLATNVLRPRRGARLLATSSGGAIPDNQSYDVVLEPEGTKLGNIHEDFAVESMPGDIFQLGTASWKIVRVQPGVVRVADAKGQPPTLPFWFGEGPARTRELSTSVTRLVGEIDRELAANGPAHAIDRLRAKLAIAHEPARQAIEYLDEARAALGVLPDGRTVVAERFFDEAANTHLVLHTRFGARVNRAWGLALRKAFCRSFDFELQAAATDDAIVLSLGPTHSFPLDEVFGFLKSGRAAHMLTQAVLDAPLFGTRWRWAATISLAVPRSRGGKKSPPARQRIDAEDLLSVVFPDAQACFENIQGEREVPDHPLVHQALRDCLEDAMDVHGLVDVLARIERGEITCIARDLPQPSALAAEILGARPWAYLDDAPLEERRTQAVMMRRLDDRARLRDLAALDPDAIARVREEAWPDPRDADELHDALGTLGWMRDEEIARVDRDGSWRASLAREGRVTRLALGVWVAAERLAEFRAIHANALWSPAIAIPSAHASRTIEREHALRELVRSRLEGVGPVRASVLAADLAVSEGDVDGALHALEAEGFVMRGRFETQDALEWCERRLLARIHRATVETLRRAIEPVTTADYLRFLFEWQHVAPGSRLSGDDAVHTIVQQLEGFEAPAGAWEEELLASRAIGEVGRSLDALCLSGRVAWARGGAPTLDQDRVPAPVRATRVVLLDRGRLETWAAVRPAWPSLPEASRAAREIERVLDARGASFFHELERATGLDRGAVEAGLAELVARGAVSSDAWSGLRALIAPQAERGIESVTTARRRGPSLSAMESAGRWSLVRTAGARDGERVDEHAVEEVARVLLARWGVIVRRVLEREGMAPPWRELVRVLRRLEARGEIRGGRFVAGQSGEQFALPEALEKLREVRRKPGRGDAITISAIDPLNLVGILTPGARVPAIASHRIVWCDGVPFAVRDGQGVRAMAEGAA
- a CDS encoding class I SAM-dependent methyltransferase, coding for MEIVSPVSRDDHKRFLDAYYGWARDVYDVTRRYYLLGRDRVIDQLLREPWNRLVEIGPGTGRNLRKLHAERPVALYGGIEASSAMLERARARCPWAIFEEGFAEDAEYRELLGAPPDRVLVSYTLSMVQDVERAIENAREMVSPRGEIVVVDFGDLRGLRGPLAPALRAWLEAFHVTPLPSGVLERHARTIEDGPLGYYRIARIPPA
- a CDS encoding metallophosphoesterase family protein; protein product: MRARRDVRGEFARVSLVLHLSDLHLLGEPREQDAILASLITALEKERARRGRRVDLIAITGDVFDSATIDPRVAVRELDALHKCITRALGDDVPTIVVPGNHDRRRIGLFGPHQDGLFRAVREALGARMLIHGCDTPFLAKVVPPAFHAQPLWAIAYDSTYLPHGWLSAGGVVRHEDLLHAAAQIGDAEPDWPVLFLLHHHLVPTPLTDLGPIETHRMHPALCWMLHRILPVLVAHADREELTMTALGAGTALSTLHDLRRAVLVLHGHKHYATARKLEATEAGQGDVLLVSAGSAGTAQRWSPTSPRDTARLWPSFNVIELEGDAITIEAVSFGWKGRSAGETAYRPLVWAEREGARWRLHPIEGAHPRSGPKLITNESRVRLMNARRFGARRWDYECERRVEPNGRGPRRYVETIEGARGALLESLDRASPARATPAQLELGLGGLTRYRVDGGVCRSLDEASRVRGAASSPFEWIGLMNRYRARRSRLVLEGLGAHAGSAFASTTDLATGQETPLRCHRDVGGDRVVLELDDCAARTLLRVYWPLEA